Within Thamnophis elegans isolate rThaEle1 chromosome 11, rThaEle1.pri, whole genome shotgun sequence, the genomic segment gtatactgttctttttaatttttctttaaaaataggataggccaagtatattgacatgtagcggaaatgcACCAAGGGGAggtggagtgggaaagaagaaagatgggcagagagggatgggagagagggtgggagggaaaggtgagaaggaaggggggagtggatgtggagagaggagtggtagagggggaagggaagtagggtagagggtgATGATGGAGGGacgatagaaagttggaggggggtggaagaaagaggtgtatggagagcggaagagttatattgggtttttattttctgaggcattattgacaagaggaattgatgcaatttttgtttaatgctgtatggtgttggttatgtacagtatacatgtgagtgtatgaaaatgaaaataaaaaaattttgggaaaaaagaaaaaaaagaaaaatgtaaaatcaatgtACCAAAAGTCGAAGTCCTAGGGTACATGATTGATGGGTCTGGGATTCACACGACCTCACAAAAACTTAAAGCCATTAAGGAAgcccccacacctcgcaatcagaccAAACTACAGGCATTCCTTGGGCACCTTAACATCTACAGAAAGCGACAGTTGCTGAATGACTACATCAGCTCCTAGCCAAGAACACGAAATGGTCCTGGGGAAAAACCGAGGTCACCGCATTGGTCACCGTAAAAAGACTCTTATCAGCAGACTTGTTCCTAGTTGTGGACGCATATtcaaaatggttagaagtagtcctgatgaATCCCACTACAGCGAAATCAGTCATCAAGGTACTACGAGACTATTCTCCACGCACGGCCTCCCTGATGTACTAGTCTCTGACAACAGGACCCAATTCACTGCCATGCAATTTGAAACATTCTTAGCAGCTCAGGgagtcagacatgccctggttgcaCCATTCCATCCAGCCTCCAATGGCCAGGCAGAACGGTTGATAAGATCCACAAAGGAAGCCCTCAATAGGATGGGCCCAGGCGATAGGCAAACACGAATTGATCACTACTTACTCATACAACACATCACAACCAGTGCTACCACTGGAAGAAGCCCCGCTGAACTCCTCATGGACCTCCGCCTAAGGTCTCACTTAGATCAGCTACACCCAAATTATTCCACTTCAACACCCCCTGACTCCACGAGCAAAGTCAGGTCTTTCACCATAGGAGACTCGGTATATGCACACAACTACACCGGGGGAATGTTATGGATTCTCGCAACTAAAATTGGACTTACCGGTTCTCGGTTGTACACAGTAAAACTCGAGGAtggtagaaattggagaaggcatatagAGCAACTCAATAGCCGCTTGTCTAACTCAGCGCTTAGACAACCAAATATAACTCCTGCACGAACCAAAAGAAGCAACACGAAAAATAACAGTCCCTCCAAACCCAAGGAAAGCCCGAGAATATCGGAAGACTTATCTGACTTTGATGCAGGCCAACAGTGATCTCTGAGCAAGTCAACGCCAGAAGCTCCAGCCGCAGCCTGGGAAAAGTTCCAGGAGGTTACACCAGGCAGGTCTGCAAGAGCAACAGGTCCGTCCGACTTGTGCGAAGGAAACACCAAGATGGATTTGCACAGGTCAGGCAGAACTATGCAAAAGCCCACCTACCTGTGTGACTACATCACTAGTTAGATTGTTCCATCCTAGAGGGGAGAGTTGTTAGATACCCCCACCCCCGTTGACtgaaagaggtttccaccaatgtcctctgttctggtgggaacagaggttgaatctcattggtcaagaggtctgacagacccctttaaaaggggatgctgcccaacTATTCCCGGCTcaatgtttacttgacttgcaataaacagctgttgtttactgaagccttttgtgcctcatttacccgatctaacaagaGTAGTAATAGAGATGGCAGCAAGGATAAATAGCCATAGTCTTCCCCATTCCAAGAGTCACAGCCCAGGAAGCTAACATCAACCCATCTCTAGAAACGTCTggtgggtggcaggccactccacTGAAAGGGAACAGGCAGCAAGTGGGGAATGAGAGTAATAAAGAGACAATATTTTCCTCACAGAGTAAAGGGATGTGAATCAAGCTTTAAAAAGACCAGCCCAAATACAGCTCCTGATAATACAGCACTAACAGAAGGAAGCTGAGATTCAATATCATTGATAAAGGAGAAAATACAGATGGAAGTCAGCACAGAAGCCAGAAAGCtaaataggttaaaaaaaagaaaagaaaagaaaaccagccAATATACTTTAAATAACATATACTATTGTTGTGCTAGGATTCTTTTTGCATTGAAAGCAAATATTTTCCCAAAATGATCTTTTTATTGCTTGAGGCCACCAGCCATCCTGACATCTACAATGAAGAAGGGGTGGGATCAGAACTGGCTTGTCAGGTTGATTAAGCAACTCCTGTAAACACACCTGTGCTGTACTGATATATACCATTTCTCTTACTTCTCTTGCTAAAACTGAGACTGATCCTGAACATTTCATGAAACTATCCCTTGAAAGCCTGACTCGGAATCTGCTCAGCTTTTGTGTAGGTAAGACTTCAGCCATTAAACTCAGCACTTTCTGTTTGTGAAGCCTGACTGTAGTATCTGTAAGAGGCTACTAATCTCAGatttttctatcctgtttttttatatcttctcctTTATATGGACTTACACCAGCCTTGCCAACGTCTTTAGAGAAATCTATTTATCAAGAAAATTAGACTGTGTAATAGTCAAGAAAAAGAAGAGTGAAAAAAGCAGATGGCAAATAAGACTATTCTCTTTACCTAACTTGAGATCTAGAATTTGCCCATCCTGTCGCTAAATTAATATTTAATCTGAAAAATAAGTCTTCTTAAAATGCCCAGTAGTGAATCTTTTCAAATTTTCTATAGTGTATGCATTTAATAATTATTGCAATAATAGCATTTTAAGTTTATTTGAATAGATTAAGTCTGGGGTTCTACatcttttaaatcctttttttcaagcttaactttctatttttaaaaaattgttctgaAACTAGGTGCTTAGTTTCATTCCCTTCTCAACCCCAACCCCCATCTTTCCATGTTCTAATAACTCTCTAAACATTAGCATTTTCTAATTCTTTGAAATTTTCTTTGCATATCTTTCTTAAAGAgatgtattttttactattgtcagaagaataatttggggttcaaGCCAGGATTATATAAgagtaaataaaaatgaaatccagacatctttgAGGAAAGGAGAAATATTCATTCCCCAAAAGCAAAGATTTGCTTTGAGGACAGCGGCCAACAAATGAGATACAGCAACCTACTTTGATAGGGGAGCTTGTCCTGGTGTGGAAGTGTCTAGGTCTAAGTAACTTATTTGGGGAGATTGAGGAAGTTTGACTAAAAGATATTTCCtcatttgctatttttatttgattaacttagTTTCACCTTACTGTCAATTATCTAGTGAATTCACTGATTCTCACTCTATTCTTGTTTCTGTTAATGCTTTTTAAGATGAAAACAGTAcaaagaataaggtgaccagatgtcccgatttcagcgggacggtcatgatttctaacaatttgtcccgtgtcccggggcgttttaaaaaagtcccgattttctggcttcatgttgaaagcccagtggatttgcttaagaaatcctaaccgggacaagacaaaagacactctgtctaacctctctctctgtctcagtactttcattgaagatattaaaactttaaagcaagaaaacacgccccttttacctcattttataagaaaaaatgacctagtaccatagagctccaggaaatatgtggctagagaggtagtgagtgttacttcctggattttccagaggggaggggcacggaggttggaggtcggctcatgtgaaaaaaaatggtggcaaagtttctttgaaaaatatttccctgactaatttcaccatttcaatttgctcagttctttgtattaacatctacatcattcttggttgacttggagtgcaagcctgctggtaagtgagctgggttttttcttttattttttaaatgtattttaaaataatattttatttattgtgcataggatttttaaaaattctgtttggattcttttttaaattgtctcagactatttaaaaaaagattctatccaaaataaattgaaatgaaaccatgtttaaaaattctatgcacaatactttgaaatatattgtgcatagaaagaatagtttgaaatgttttacttcaatttattctggatGTTGAATATAACATTAAGTCACATATTTCCTTAATTGCAATGGCACTGGATTATTATCACTGAATTTTCCCATTCagataaaaggaaattatttcatattttccttcctttaaaaaaataaaggaccaTGTTCTGCCTTTCTGGGTTGTTTTAGAGTCTTTCTCCTCCCATttcaaaaaatgagatatacactATTGTTGTAAGATCCTACATAGGAACATCTGTTATTATTTCCTCACAGCTTTAATCAAATCTCAGTTAATTAGTATTAAATATTCAATAAATATTCAATAGCAGCATTAACAGAATCAGGTTGATCATGAATGCTCTTATAAAAATTATGTTGAGCTGTATCTGATTATTTCTTGGGTTGGAGATTCACAAATCTCAGATCTATGGAGAACAGGTACCCAAAcagtgagaaaaaagaaaacaatatcagAAGAAAATTGTTGTTCAATAACAGTTGGTTTCTTATTTCTTCATAAAAATGTGTTTCCTATTGCCAACAAAATTATGACCATCTTCATATAGTCCACCATATCCTGAACTAACTTAAGGAGTTATTATCCTTTAATGGTACACTTAAAGACATTATTAGTTTTTAGTAAGGAAATTATTTATTaacccttattaaattggaattctcTAAATCATATCTGCCAAAATGAAAATACAACAGCAGTAAATTACAGACAGCCATTATGTTGCTCCTCAGAATTTCCCCTCTATGGTAATTGGTACCAACATTAAAAGGTTTTACACCAGAAAAACTTGAACAGAAACCCAAACTCTAATAATAAAAGCAAGAAAAGGAAACATTTAGAATTATGCCATGGAGTCATTTCAttaagacagtggttcccaaacttggcaactttaagacttgtggacttcaactcccagaattctccagccagctctgcttgtttgggaaccactgcattaagaAGAAGAACTGAGATTAAAGTTTATGACTGATCGGTAACCTTTTGTAAATAGGAGGACTGGAGTTACTGGCTTGAATGATGTTTTCAGATGTATGTTATGGGATTTAACAATATTCAGCTAATTTTTCTGTAGAGCTAACCCTCGTAAGGGCCCCTGGAATCTGGGTTCTCCTGGCCCTCTTCGTATGGCTGCCAGTCCAACCTGGTCCCTGTCTGATGCACTTCAACTTCCCAGGGTCAAGTGATGGGGTGGTTGTCAGCCTCCTCTCAGCAGGCAGGTCACGAATGGGGTGGTATTCAGGTGGCTGCTTGgagcttcttcctctttctctatctTCACTCTCTCTTGAATCGTCTGCGGGGCtctccttccacagcctctgCTCCTTCGTAGTTTCCTCTGCTTGCTTCCTTTCACTCAAACTCTTCTCTCCCTGAagcttggcccacagaagcctctgctacaTCCTATTCCCttatctccctcaggcttggcccacagaagcctctgctataTCCTATTCTCTTatttccctcaggcttggcccacagaaacCTCTGCTGTCCTATTCccttatttccccctttttcccttgGTCTCACTTCCACTCCCCTGCTTTCTGCTCCTTTCCTccgctttccttttttttcctcttcccctcagCGAAgcccctcttttctcctcttgtACTCCCTCTGTCCCCTCCgctgcctcccaaaccctccttTTATTCACTCCTCTCCCCCTGCtacatttcaaagaaaaataaacaatgaaaatagTGGTGTATTTTAATAATCTGCTTATTATATATAAGCATTTGTGTgttaacataatttttaaaatgtgaaaatgtcaTCATTTTCCCTGTTACTAACTCAAGCAGCAATtagactggaatttccatcactaagtgatgccGTCATAAAGTGTGCTGTCAGGTGAATGTTCCTTAGCAACTGTTATTCTAGCAATCTCAGTTTCCATTGTTATGTGAGGACTGTAGTTAATTGAGCAATACCTTCATATGAAtgtgacttccaacttccagtCATAAACACCGTTAATTCAATACTGTTGAAActatgaatggttgctaaacaaattgttgtaacctgaggactatctgtatatcacTCATCTTCATCAGGTAGACCTTCCCTGTTTTGTATGCTAACTACTAGAATGATGATCCCCACTACATTAAAACTCTATAGGTTTTAGAAACCACTTGATTTAGGAACACTCAAATTTGCCTTcaaggactgcaaggagatcaactCAGTCAATCTTAAAGATAACTCTGACTAATCTTTGGAAGATCAGATACTGAAGCTAATGCTCAAATACTCTGGCCACCAAAGGAAAAGAGGGGCCTCACTGGAAAAGACAGAGATGctggaaagactgaaggcaaaaagAGAAGGGGATGATGGATGAGAATAGTTAGATAGTGTCAGCAGCTTAATGAATATGAGTTTGGGCAAACTCAGAGAAACAGTGGAGAATAGGGGGACCAGTTGTGCTATGCTCCATGGGGTTGTGAAGGATCAGACACAAACTAGTGACTGATTAATTGTTTAGCTACTCTATCTGATATAAATCTTAAAACAAAAAGATTTCAGGTTTTCTTTTAATCTACAAATTCATCAACAATGAATTCATAAACCTGCTAAATCGAGATTGCCTCTGAATCTTCCTTTAAACCTTATTACTTTATAATAAAATCTGATTTTTGAAAATCCTGTCAGACATTCAGGATCTACTTCTATGCAGAAGAAAATGCCAGGAGGATTGTCTTGTTTCtttctaacattttaaaaattcttttaggaaaggaaaaaatcagataccatcaatatatgGCTCTTCCTCAAACAAGACGTATGAGGTCATGTACaggtaacatttttattttagagaATGGTTATTAAAGTAATTATTTTGTGGGAAACTAACCAATATGATTAATCTTCACACTGTCATAATTTTCTCTTATCATATGATTCTGATTCATCACCATATTCAACTTCTCTTTTATGGCACTGGAATATTGTTGGGGCACATCTAATTGACcaggtgtttctttttttatacaaAGCACAGTTCTGCAGTTAGAGCACCTATGCAAACTGCTTTATTTCAAGAACATTATAACATTGTCCACCAAAATTGTAGGACCGTTCCATGTATCACATGCagatttttccaaattctgatcaacATCATTTAAGTGATGCTGTAAAAAGAATTCCTTTAATTCAAACATAAATAGAtatgtaaaaacaattacaacAATAACATTTCATAAAGTTATATTTAGAGatgtttattttaattctagATCAAAGGAAGAGTTACAAACCTTGTCCAATTTCATGAAGGAAATCTGGCCTGTGGTAGGAAGAGAAGTGCTTTCTGCCTTTGACCTGTCCCAGTTCCCACTCATTTGCGATCTGGGTGGTAAGTTCAGCCAGCGCTTTGCCATCCTCTTCACATGTTGGGACAATGGGCTGGATGGGTTCTTAACGTCTCTTACAAATTTTTTCATCTGCATTTGGAAAAGGAGAAATCCTTAGGAGATCAAAAACCACTTTAGGATGTCTACAGCATACTCTGAGGAATAGTCCTGTTTTAGAGATGATTAGCTGTCACTTTGACCTGATACAATATTACAGTCAGTGGAGAAATTGGCAGAGGCTGTTTGAAAAGGAGAAACAGTCTTCTCCTCTTCCAATGCTGACCTAATTGGAAAGAAACTGAAATCAGAGTATACCGGTAGCAGCTCATGAATAAAGGATCCTAAAACTGGATTTGCCTGAGAACATTTGCGGGATGCAAGAGACCATGACTGAAGATGATGTGGGATTTAGTCCACTTTGAAATTACGTTCAGTTTTTCACTGTTCAATCTGCACTAATGGTGGTGTTTTTGGATATTTGGCATATTTAGTGATTCCATCCTGAGGAATTCTCATAGAATGGAGgatcataacagaataacagttggaatggaccttgaaggtcttctagtccaagcagtatagcctacaccatttcagacaaatgtttcttcaatcgcttcttaaaaaccttcagtgttggagaactaacaacttctggaagcacgttgttccattgattaatcattccctgtcaggaaatttctccttagttctaggttccaaTTACAGGCAGGTGGAAGCAGACAAAAAAGTGGGACATGTACAAAATTTTCTTCTGCAGTTACTTAATTACATTTTGTGCTGTCTTTAAGGAAACACTGATGACTTAGCTAAGGAATTGACTTCATTCTACCCAAAATGTACTGTGACCATTTTTGACCGCCCTGAAGTAGTGGAAGCCTCCAAGAAccatggtttgccttcagaagagaCCAGGATCACTTTCCATGCAGGTAAAAGATGTGATGTTCCATGTGGGTTGAACTCATGTCTTGCTAAGCACAAAAAGCTTTCACAGGCAGACAGGATTCTGTGGCTTTTAAAGAGAGGAGATTATTCTGTCAGAATAATCTGGAAAGCATGGTGCTTTATGAGATTTTACTCATTTTTgtaggtgatttttttaaagatcccaTTCCTGAAGCTGACCTCTACATTTTGGCCAGGATTCTGCATAACTGGTCAGACGAGAGATGTTTGCAGCTGTTATCCAAAGTTTACCAGGCCTGCAAACCTGGCAGGTGTTCTTTAATGATAGAAAGCTAAATCTGCTAAGGAACTGGCAAAGTTCATACTTGGTTCAAGTTTTGAACTCCCCTAAATCTGGTGTCATTTCAAATTCACCATCCAGTTTTCCTGGGCATTCAACTGGTATCTTAGAATAACTTATTCAGCTGCAGGACCAGAAAAATTCTGGTTCCAGTGTGACCCTTCCAGCTATTTCTGCTATACAACCCAAACAGCTTTTGTTGTGCAAATCAGATTCATTCGTATTTTAGTTGCTCTGCTACAAATGAAAAAGACCTCTCTTTATGTCCCTGTGGCTCTTTACTGCCTAGATATATGTTTGCAATCATTCTACACTTGCTGTAAAAATGACTAAATTGATAAGTAATAACTTCTTCATGGTGGaagattataataataataaccccagTGCACCCCTACCTTGGTGTGGTTGTGGGGCTTGTATGCTATGATGAAACTGAAGGCTATGCCAGAGGTTCAACCATGCTGGATGGTTTCATCAGGGGAGTCAGACAAATAATGTCTCTCCCCAAAAAATATGGTGAGATATAAATTACAGAAACCTGTACCAGTTCAATGGTGTCCCAGGTCAGCAAGGACCATGCTAGGTGTTAGAGTGTTGAACATCTGGTGAAAACTGGGCTATAAGACTCAGGGCTGTTGGCTGAGTAATCAGGACCAGCAGCTGCAAAACTACTGGAAGGAAAAATGTTTATCTATTGCTAACATGCAGTGAttggaaacaaagaaataatgatgTTATTACAGGTCAAGTCAAACAAGATGATGGTATTTTAAATTAATGCACCAGTTCTGAAAAGAAcaacatccagaatcagaaataacagagACTAGTATATCAGTGAcaatttataatatgaaataaggTATTCACAGAAGTGGAATTGGAAGAACTGGGGAAATCTTCCCAGGGCAAAGAAATCAAGAGGCTCTGCAGAAGTAACGCAGACTACAGAGTCAATCAAGTCAGGGAGATTTGCCAGTAAGAGGAAGACAGAACAGCTATAGAATTATTTTCATTTGGAAACCAGGCACCTTCTCTGCCCCAGAAAGAACAAAGCCATCTAACTAAAGAAATAGAAGAATTGAAACAAAGAATAACTGGGCATCTAAAACAACACAAAGACAACAGAATAAGGTTGCCTCTGTTGAAActtgttccaaagaaacagcTATCACAAACATTAAAGATACCAATATCAAATATATGCACAAGCTCACTGCAAGAAACGAACCAACAAATGTACatcacaggtataagtataacTGAATAGGTTGTGTTATCACTATTTGTAgcattcccagctggcttctgacaagcaaagtcaatggagaagccagatttgtttgatgatggcatgattcacttaacaactgcagtgatacacttaacaactctggcaataaatgggaaaactcacttaacaactgtcttgcttaacaacagaaattttgggctcagtttgtTCATATTTTGAGGACTAtctggaaagaataaaaaagaggaaTGACAAGACAAACTATTACATGGATGGTACACTAAAATTAGAAATATTCAGCAAGACTGGCCAATTGCTTAAACAAGGAAATTTTAATAAAGAGACAAAGGGACCAATTCTGACTGCTCAAGACCTAacccttaagaacaaatgctttcaaagccagaattgagaagagagcaatagacagcaaatgccacctctgcaaaaaaggtgaagaaacagtggaccatctAGTTGGCTACTGCAAGACTATCACAAAGACTGACTACAAATAAAAGCATGACAAAATAAGAACAATGTTGCATTGAAATATGTGCAAAAATATCATTTGCttcaaatgaagaagctaaagagctctgggactttagaattcaaacagaaagGTACCTGCCACATATCATCCCAGACTTAGcaactgttgataagaaagataaaaaagtaTGCAAAGTAGACCTTGCAAAACCTGGGGGCAACAAagtagaacagaagaagctttaCATGGTCAATGTCTTCAAAAGATTGAGGAAAGACTTGCATAATACTGTATTTAAAATATCTGCCAAGTGACAAACTatccaagaacaacaacaaattgACCTGTATTGTCTATTGGCAAGAATATATGTAACATATTTGAAAGAATGATTCATAACATACAATTTgggtattttcaaaatattatgtAATGTTCATTGGGCTGCTGAAATAAGTACTatatattttgaaatttattttgaaacagGTGGTGGTGTCTTAATAGTGGAAATGCTTCTCGATGAAGATAGAAGAGGGCC encodes:
- the LOC116514624 gene encoding acetylserotonin O-methyltransferase-like gives rise to the protein MVLGKNRGHRIGHRKKTLISRLVPSCGRIFKMVRSSPDESHYSEISHQVISEQVNARSSSRSLGKVPGGYTRQVCKSNRSVRLVRRKHQDGFAQKGKNQIPSIYGSSSNKTYEVMYRSKEELQTLSNFMKEIWPVVGREVLSAFDLSQFPLICDLGGNTDDLAKELTSFYPKCTVTIFDRPEVVEASKNHGLPSEETRITFHAGDFFKDPIPEADLYILARILHNWSDERCLQLLSKVYQACKPGGGVLIVEMLLDEDRRGPLATHFYSMLMLLYTEGREWSASEFNVLLCKAGFQTVELKKGSLFYIILGRK